The Streptomyces sp. NBC_01775 genome includes a region encoding these proteins:
- a CDS encoding bifunctional DNA primase/polymerase: MREILGRRRSLWVWGQLSGRRLWARPRRRSHRSPMRSMALTAATEWQWPVVPGAALAPSPTRRQSKQMLAEGEQASCSCLDPECVVPGAHPFDPVLLAATTDAAMVRWWWTNRPEAPVILATGGTAPCALSLPAVAGARALAKFERTGVRLGPVIATPTRFSVLVEPYAIEELGELLYAQDRVPSSLRFHGDGGYVALPASRTGAGRVRWERQPERGTKEQPWLPRMENLLDVLIEESAATPDSGSRLAY, translated from the coding sequence ATGCGCGAGATCCTCGGAAGGCGACGCTCCCTCTGGGTCTGGGGGCAGCTCTCGGGCCGAAGGCTCTGGGCGCGGCCCCGACGGCGTTCCCACAGGTCACCGATGCGAAGCATGGCGCTTACCGCTGCCACCGAGTGGCAGTGGCCCGTCGTGCCAGGCGCGGCTCTTGCTCCCTCCCCCACCCGCCGCCAGTCCAAACAGATGCTCGCCGAGGGGGAACAGGCGTCCTGCTCGTGCCTGGACCCGGAGTGCGTGGTGCCGGGGGCACATCCCTTCGACCCGGTGCTGCTGGCGGCCACCACGGACGCGGCGATGGTGCGCTGGTGGTGGACCAACAGACCGGAGGCGCCAGTCATCCTGGCCACCGGTGGCACCGCGCCCTGCGCCCTGAGCCTGCCCGCGGTCGCCGGAGCGCGCGCCCTGGCCAAGTTCGAGCGCACCGGGGTGCGGCTGGGCCCCGTCATCGCCACGCCCACCCGCTTCTCGGTGCTGGTGGAGCCGTACGCGATCGAGGAGCTGGGCGAACTGCTGTACGCGCAGGACCGGGTGCCCAGTTCGCTGCGCTTCCACGGGGACGGCGGATATGTGGCGCTGCCCGCCTCCCGCACCGGGGCCGGAAGGGTCCGCTGGGAGCGGCAGCCGGAGCGCGGGACGAAGGAGCAGCCCTGGCTGCCCCGTATGGAGAATTTGCTCGATGTGCTGATCGAGGAGAGCGCCGCCACCCCCGACTCGGGGAGCAGGCTGGCCTACTGA